One segment of Pseudobythopirellula maris DNA contains the following:
- a CDS encoding LamG domain-containing protein has translation MRISTLPFLAFALAASALSPSWGSGSVKYADVVGSLSPDHYYRLDETSVGSVWDAGGSPQHGVHEGNGMASPMPEPPVGAPFGYAGSAGPDLSVDGESFAGFETDNRSLFCNNSLAANLGDGLQFAHTTMTVSLWFKTPSCGPGKGPGDECSYTPVSEGGERLFSNNFNGADLPGDSELDASEVDDLGHLQINFGSGANLVISIDNRFSDPLKSSFQVPHADPLVHGEGPYGAAGPGSGLAVKDNQWHHLVVSRNGDSLDDVLLVVDGQRVIQDRWADSTDSWGVTEPYDARIGTRTTAPDPASRQVFNGWLDEVSVWLGKQLSVAEAVSLYYAALGVEFTPGDYDRNGMVDESDFDVWRATFGSTLELAADGNFDGRVDAADFTVWRDHFEPAAGLFVAVPEPHAASISLVLAGLLGVCSARCIKR, from the coding sequence GTGCGTATCTCAACTCTCCCGTTCTTAGCATTCGCCCTGGCGGCCTCGGCCTTAAGCCCATCTTGGGGTAGCGGCTCGGTCAAATACGCCGATGTCGTCGGCTCGTTGTCTCCCGACCACTATTACCGGCTCGACGAGACGTCGGTCGGCTCGGTGTGGGATGCGGGCGGCTCGCCTCAGCACGGCGTGCACGAGGGCAACGGAATGGCTTCGCCCATGCCCGAGCCGCCGGTTGGCGCTCCATTCGGCTACGCCGGATCTGCGGGGCCCGATCTGTCGGTTGACGGAGAATCGTTTGCCGGGTTTGAAACCGACAATCGCTCGCTCTTCTGCAACAACAGTCTTGCCGCCAACCTCGGCGACGGGCTCCAGTTCGCGCACACGACGATGACCGTGTCGCTGTGGTTCAAAACCCCCTCCTGCGGGCCGGGGAAAGGCCCCGGCGACGAATGCAGCTACACCCCGGTCAGCGAAGGGGGCGAAAGGCTCTTCAGCAACAACTTCAACGGCGCCGATCTGCCTGGCGACTCGGAGCTCGACGCGTCTGAGGTCGACGACCTGGGGCACTTGCAGATCAATTTCGGATCGGGCGCCAATCTCGTGATCAGCATCGACAACCGATTCAGTGATCCGTTGAAATCGAGCTTTCAGGTCCCCCACGCCGACCCGTTGGTCCATGGCGAGGGCCCCTACGGCGCAGCGGGGCCGGGCTCCGGCTTGGCGGTCAAAGACAACCAGTGGCATCACCTCGTGGTCTCGCGCAACGGCGACAGTCTGGATGACGTTTTGCTTGTCGTCGACGGCCAACGCGTCATACAAGACCGCTGGGCCGACAGCACTGATAGCTGGGGCGTGACCGAGCCGTACGACGCCCGGATCGGCACCCGCACCACGGCGCCCGATCCTGCGTCGCGCCAGGTTTTCAACGGTTGGCTCGATGAGGTCTCGGTCTGGCTCGGCAAGCAGCTGTCGGTCGCCGAGGCGGTGTCACTCTATTACGCCGCTTTGGGGGTCGAATTCACTCCCGGCGACTACGACCGCAACGGCATGGTGGACGAAAGCGATTTCGACGTGTGGCGCGCCACTTTCGGATCGACGCTCGAGCTAGCAGCCGACGGCAATTTCGACGGCCGAGTCGACGCCGCCGATTTCACCGTGTGGCGTGACCACTTCGAGCCGGCGGCCGGCCTTTTCGTCGCGGTCCCCGAGCCCCACGCGGCGTCGATTTCTCTTGTTCTGGCGGGGCTCCTTGGCGTATGCTCCGCGCGTTGCATAAAACGCTAA
- a CDS encoding hybrid sensor histidine kinase/response regulator, with amino-acid sequence MQVYSIENTPELVSNRILSLFEGRDGALWIGTEDAGLCQMRGGEFHHVAESEHLGQINGIAESSDGAIWTAGDDFIRYFHGKPSRVTPFPAAPDTAVYCVHVDTTGQLWAGTDRGLVAKRGDRFELVKTAVLPNGDDAAAYGIVSDSEAGIWVVSELFVGRLQGSQYQVMLNEDIGAPCVALINHDGDFVFYDRKHGRVDTLTRASNWRRTKDRLSSSRPSNGAVVGCRDLVQDNEGNYWLGSNGTGLIRITEEPFVRVARQAGIESGVNKVITDGADGVWLDAFESRRDVVHWDGEHFEAVAPDLLGDLKFLAGGNRTTAWFASPDYQELIELDLLSQHISKAAPIAPLPFGPVVFDHHGAAWTVLGGALCRRDPELGFTTIATPPPDLSNNRRRLLGFTPDRSLWFVEEGRLGRWTPANEAEAFKFFDLPPQVRAGSVRSLYGAENGDIWLSTYGDGLLRLRNGRFHEIGAKQGLLDLNLGGLLADDTGRLWINSNRGVLVVAIEDLNKTLAGKQAQIRCRVISTGEGNGPTAARTPDGRMWFPTINDLIVVDPKAYTKDDAPPTVRIESVVANNAPADLTNDVVSLGPGGNNLEIQYTAFAYASPEQICFRYRLEGYENSWVEAGARRTAYYTRVPPGDYHFTAQAMNPDGDWSESGDTLSLHIEPHYYQQSWFHAVLGAGILGLVVGAHRLRVHWLTLHASELQAEIHERERAESERRRLETALAEATKFEAIGRLAGGVAHDFNNVLTAVIGRAELLRISLLQSADNRSEHRLNHANEIIRCGKRAARMTAQLLAYSRQQVLRPTVVDANDAIAKLEPMLRSLIPESIELRVNLRAESGWVLIDPSQLEQVVMNLVLNARDASEEHGDAIELVTSLSQPAAALPHGADKPRADGEFVIKVSDKGVGIRDQDLPHIFDPFFTTKSEGKGTGLGLASVHGIVTQSGGEVRVASRGPQQGATFTVRLPACAAPAPGEVGEDDSSEMRAVIVKPVFNATEVSLPTVLFCDDNEAIRRVAKGSLTSKGYTTHVASTPAEARRIAETIDAIDLLITDVLMPDENGPELAEAILKRHPGCNTLFISGYTGHQGNRQQVTDGGAHFLQKPFSPEELVVAASEILTDKSSSPR; translated from the coding sequence ATGCAGGTCTACTCCATCGAGAACACGCCCGAACTCGTATCGAACCGCATCTTGTCGCTCTTCGAAGGGCGAGACGGTGCCTTGTGGATCGGCACCGAAGACGCCGGACTCTGCCAGATGCGCGGCGGCGAGTTCCATCACGTGGCCGAGAGCGAGCACCTCGGGCAGATCAACGGGATCGCCGAGTCCAGCGACGGGGCCATCTGGACCGCCGGCGACGATTTCATCCGCTACTTCCACGGCAAGCCCAGCCGAGTCACGCCGTTCCCCGCCGCGCCTGATACGGCTGTTTACTGTGTGCATGTCGATACGACGGGGCAATTGTGGGCGGGGACCGATCGTGGGCTTGTCGCGAAGCGGGGAGATCGATTCGAACTCGTTAAGACAGCCGTCTTGCCCAACGGCGACGACGCGGCGGCCTACGGGATCGTCTCGGACAGCGAAGCGGGGATATGGGTCGTCAGTGAGTTGTTCGTCGGTCGTCTGCAAGGTTCTCAATACCAGGTGATGCTGAACGAAGACATCGGCGCCCCTTGCGTAGCGCTGATCAACCACGACGGCGACTTCGTCTTTTACGACAGGAAGCACGGACGAGTCGACACGCTAACGAGGGCCTCAAACTGGCGGCGGACTAAAGACCGATTGTCTTCCAGTCGGCCGTCGAATGGGGCGGTCGTGGGCTGCCGCGACTTGGTGCAAGACAACGAGGGCAACTACTGGCTTGGCAGCAACGGGACAGGCCTGATCCGCATCACAGAAGAGCCATTCGTGCGTGTCGCCAGGCAGGCGGGAATCGAAAGCGGGGTCAACAAGGTCATAACGGACGGAGCCGATGGAGTCTGGCTCGACGCGTTCGAGTCACGCCGGGATGTTGTCCACTGGGATGGCGAACACTTCGAGGCGGTCGCACCCGACCTGCTCGGCGATCTCAAGTTTCTAGCAGGAGGCAACCGGACCACGGCTTGGTTTGCCTCGCCCGACTACCAAGAGCTGATCGAACTCGATTTGCTCTCGCAACATATCAGCAAGGCGGCGCCCATCGCCCCTCTGCCCTTCGGCCCGGTGGTCTTCGACCACCACGGCGCGGCCTGGACCGTGCTCGGTGGCGCCTTGTGTCGGCGCGATCCGGAACTGGGGTTCACGACGATCGCCACACCGCCCCCAGACCTGAGCAACAACCGCCGCAGGCTGCTCGGTTTCACACCCGACCGCTCGTTGTGGTTCGTCGAAGAAGGTCGACTGGGACGTTGGACCCCCGCGAACGAAGCAGAGGCTTTTAAATTCTTTGACCTGCCGCCCCAAGTGCGAGCCGGGTCGGTCAGGTCACTCTACGGCGCCGAGAACGGCGACATCTGGCTCTCGACCTACGGAGATGGCCTGCTGCGATTGCGCAACGGCCGTTTCCATGAGATAGGCGCAAAACAGGGACTGCTCGACCTGAACCTGGGCGGTTTACTCGCCGACGACACCGGCAGGCTGTGGATCAATAGCAATCGCGGCGTGTTAGTCGTTGCGATCGAGGACCTCAACAAGACGCTCGCCGGCAAGCAGGCCCAAATACGCTGCCGGGTGATCTCCACAGGCGAGGGCAACGGGCCGACCGCGGCGCGGACGCCGGACGGCCGGATGTGGTTTCCTACGATCAATGATTTGATCGTCGTCGATCCCAAGGCGTACACGAAGGATGACGCCCCCCCTACGGTGCGCATCGAGTCGGTGGTGGCCAACAACGCGCCGGCCGACCTGACGAACGACGTGGTCTCGCTCGGCCCCGGCGGGAACAATCTCGAGATCCAGTACACCGCCTTCGCCTACGCGAGCCCCGAGCAAATCTGTTTCCGTTACCGCCTCGAAGGCTACGAGAACTCTTGGGTTGAGGCTGGCGCGCGTCGCACGGCGTACTACACGCGTGTGCCGCCGGGCGACTACCACTTCACCGCCCAGGCGATGAACCCCGATGGCGATTGGAGCGAATCGGGCGACACGCTCAGCCTTCACATCGAACCGCACTACTACCAGCAGTCTTGGTTCCATGCCGTCTTGGGTGCGGGGATCTTGGGATTGGTGGTCGGCGCCCACCGCCTGCGGGTCCATTGGCTCACGCTGCACGCCTCCGAACTCCAAGCCGAGATCCACGAGCGCGAACGCGCCGAGAGCGAACGGCGGCGGCTCGAAACGGCGCTCGCCGAGGCGACTAAGTTCGAGGCGATCGGCCGGCTGGCGGGCGGGGTCGCCCACGACTTCAACAACGTGCTGACCGCGGTGATCGGCCGCGCCGAACTGTTGCGCATCAGCCTGCTGCAATCGGCCGACAACCGCAGCGAACACCGGCTGAACCACGCCAACGAGATCATCCGCTGCGGCAAGCGCGCCGCGCGGATGACCGCCCAGCTGCTCGCCTACAGCCGCCAGCAGGTGCTCAGGCCAACCGTGGTCGACGCCAACGACGCGATCGCGAAGCTCGAGCCGATGCTCCGCAGCCTGATTCCCGAGTCGATCGAGTTGCGGGTCAACCTGCGGGCCGAGAGTGGCTGGGTGCTAATCGACCCGAGCCAGTTGGAGCAGGTGGTGATGAACCTCGTGCTCAACGCGCGCGACGCCAGCGAAGAACATGGAGACGCGATCGAACTGGTCACTTCGCTATCCCAGCCCGCCGCCGCGTTACCTCACGGCGCCGACAAGCCGCGAGCCGATGGCGAGTTCGTTATCAAGGTGAGCGACAAAGGCGTAGGCATCCGCGACCAAGACTTGCCCCACATCTTCGATCCGTTTTTCACCACCAAATCGGAGGGCAAGGGCACCGGGCTCGGGTTGGCCTCGGTCCACGGCATCGTGACCCAATCGGGCGGCGAGGTGCGAGTCGCGAGCCGTGGCCCCCAACAAGGAGCAACCTTCACGGTGAGGCTGCCCGCCTGCGCTGCGCCGGCGCCAGGGGAAGTGGGCGAGGACGACTCCTCCGAAATGCGTGCGGTCATCGTGAAGCCGGTCTTCAACGCGACCGAAGTCTCTCTACCAACCGTGTTGTTTTGCGACGACAACGAGGCCATCCGGCGTGTGGCCAAAGGATCGCTTACCTCCAAAGGCTACACCACCCACGTGGCTTCGACGCCGGCCGAGGCCCGCAGGATTGCTGAGACAATCGACGCGATCGATCTATTGATCACCGACGTTTTGATGCCGGACGAAAACGGGCCGGAACTGGCCGAGGCGATCCTCAAACGCCACCCCGGTTGCAACACGCTTTTCATCTCGGGGTACACGGGCCACCAAGGCAATCGTCAGCAGGTGACCGACGGCGGCGCGCACTTCTTGCAGAAGCCCTTCTCTCCCGAAGAGCTCGTGGTAGCCGCAAGTGAGATCTTGACCGACAAATCGTCGTCTCCCCGGTAA
- a CDS encoding response regulator transcription factor, whose protein sequence is MTPTVYVIDDDDFVRSWAIEVAGALGYRALGYASAEAFLDSPRQDRPACMVLDLKLGGMSGIDLLHQLVSLGRSIPAVAYSGKADVTSAVSLMESGAMTLIEKPCSVETLAAAINSALEQDQRRLAVESTLATLHDSNESLSERERVVLERLLAGKLNKAIARELDVSERTIEGDRARLYKKFEVNSVAELAVKSTQLQLLIEQQQSPASPTLTSLPQPNLGTNGVGQQDGLIG, encoded by the coding sequence ATGACTCCAACGGTCTATGTGATCGACGACGACGATTTTGTCCGTAGCTGGGCGATCGAGGTGGCCGGCGCCCTTGGCTACCGCGCCCTGGGCTACGCCAGCGCCGAGGCGTTTCTTGACTCCCCTCGCCAAGACCGACCCGCCTGCATGGTGCTCGACCTGAAACTGGGCGGCATGAGCGGCATCGATTTGCTGCACCAACTCGTCTCTCTAGGGCGATCCATCCCGGCGGTCGCTTACAGCGGCAAGGCGGATGTCACCTCGGCCGTGAGCCTGATGGAGTCGGGCGCCATGACCTTGATCGAGAAGCCGTGCTCCGTTGAAACATTGGCGGCGGCGATCAACAGCGCGTTAGAACAAGACCAACGGCGTCTCGCGGTCGAGTCGACGCTGGCGACTCTGCACGACTCCAACGAGTCGCTGTCCGAGCGCGAACGGGTGGTGCTCGAGCGTCTTCTCGCGGGCAAGCTCAACAAGGCGATCGCCCGTGAGCTCGACGTGTCGGAACGCACCATCGAGGGCGACCGAGCGCGGCTGTACAAGAAGTTCGAGGTCAATTCGGTCGCCGAATTGGCGGTCAAAAGCACGCAACTGCAGCTGCTGATCGAGCAGCAACAGTCCCCCGCCTCGCCGACACTCACCTCGTTGCCGCAGCCCAATCTTGGGACCAACGGCGTGGGCCAGCAAGACGGCCTGATCGGCTAG
- a CDS encoding 3-keto-disaccharide hydrolase — MPFSMTFWRCFLASAAIASVGSVPISQASEPEAIFSGQDLSGWVEYYDGEEAARGKAWEVSDGVLRCTGQGRGYVRTNLAYADYVLRLEWRWPEGDGGGRANSGVLLHVVGPDQIWPKSIEAQLKTGRAGDFASFEDARSREETVRRNPNGVSTGRLPRPGASTENPVGEWNSYEITARGDGLVLRVNGAEVNRMSGVVPSGGQIALQSEGHAIEFRNVTIESLPPAKNLRASAPQ, encoded by the coding sequence ATGCCTTTCTCGATGACTTTTTGGCGTTGCTTCCTGGCTTCCGCGGCGATCGCGTCCGTTGGGTCGGTCCCTATCTCGCAAGCCTCGGAGCCGGAAGCGATCTTTAGCGGACAAGACCTCTCTGGGTGGGTTGAGTATTACGACGGTGAAGAAGCGGCGCGGGGCAAAGCGTGGGAGGTGAGCGACGGCGTGCTCCGCTGCACCGGCCAAGGCCGCGGCTACGTGCGCACCAACCTGGCTTACGCCGACTACGTTCTGCGGCTCGAGTGGCGTTGGCCCGAGGGCGACGGCGGCGGCCGGGCCAACAGCGGCGTGCTGCTGCACGTCGTGGGGCCCGACCAGATATGGCCGAAGTCGATCGAGGCACAACTCAAGACCGGCCGGGCGGGCGACTTCGCCTCGTTTGAAGACGCTCGGAGTCGCGAAGAAACTGTCCGTCGCAATCCCAACGGCGTAAGCACCGGACGTTTGCCGCGCCCGGGCGCCTCGACCGAGAACCCGGTCGGCGAGTGGAACAGCTACGAGATCACCGCCCGTGGCGACGGGCTCGTGCTGCGGGTCAACGGCGCCGAAGTTAATCGAATGTCCGGCGTCGTGCCCTCGGGCGGGCAGATCGCTTTGCAGTCCGAAGGGCACGCGATCGAGTTCCGCAACGTGACCATCGAGTCCTTGCCACCGGCGAAGAACCTCCGCGCATCAGCGCCACAGTGA
- a CDS encoding outer membrane protein assembly factor BamB family protein, with protein sequence MNRLAFVPAAMAVLSLSLLSASAKAIDYPHWRGPNATGLADGAPPLRWDSETNIRWKTELPGHSNGSPCVLGDQVFVVSAVETARRDETAAEPEDAPEPAPETEGRRRRGRGRASKPKNYYEFWVYCLDRKSGDVVWEQLATEQVPQESKHQTNTYASATPITDGERLYVSFGSFGIYCYSLKGEPLWDLDLGDMTTRNSFGEGASPSVARGRLLVPWDHEGQSFLVSLDAATGKEQWRTDRDEGTTWTTPLVTEAFGKTQVVMNGTNRVRSYDFDSGELIWECGGQVQCPVPCVLRYGDCVIAMSGHRGTASRMIRLDSLGDVTDDDTQVVWRHDKGTPYVPSPLLYDDRVYFYKSNRGILSVLNADTGEPVIDQKRLPKIENVYASPVGAAGRVYLTERNGTTLVIEHGSDEFKVLATNELGEPVDATPQIVGDEIFIRAEGHVYCIAE encoded by the coding sequence GTGAACCGTCTAGCATTCGTTCCCGCGGCAATGGCCGTCCTGAGTCTTTCCTTGCTCTCGGCATCCGCGAAGGCCATTGACTACCCGCATTGGCGAGGCCCCAACGCGACCGGCCTCGCCGACGGCGCCCCGCCGCTTCGCTGGGACTCGGAGACCAACATCCGTTGGAAGACCGAGTTGCCCGGCCACAGCAACGGCTCACCGTGTGTGCTTGGCGACCAGGTGTTCGTCGTTTCGGCCGTCGAAACCGCGCGCCGCGATGAAACCGCCGCCGAACCGGAGGATGCGCCCGAGCCGGCGCCAGAAACCGAGGGGCGTCGCCGCCGTGGCCGCGGCCGCGCTTCGAAGCCCAAGAACTACTACGAGTTCTGGGTCTACTGCCTCGACCGCAAATCGGGCGACGTCGTCTGGGAGCAACTCGCCACGGAGCAGGTTCCGCAAGAGAGCAAGCACCAGACCAACACCTACGCGTCGGCCACACCGATCACCGATGGTGAGCGGCTCTACGTTTCGTTTGGCTCGTTCGGGATCTATTGCTACAGCCTCAAGGGCGAGCCGCTGTGGGACCTCGACCTCGGCGACATGACGACCCGCAACTCGTTCGGCGAGGGCGCTTCGCCGTCGGTCGCCCGGGGCCGCCTGCTCGTCCCGTGGGACCACGAGGGGCAGTCGTTCCTCGTCTCACTCGACGCGGCGACCGGCAAAGAGCAGTGGCGCACCGACCGCGACGAGGGGACCACCTGGACCACGCCTCTCGTGACCGAGGCCTTTGGCAAGACCCAGGTCGTCATGAACGGCACGAACCGCGTGCGGAGCTACGACTTCGATTCGGGCGAGTTGATCTGGGAGTGCGGCGGCCAGGTGCAATGCCCGGTGCCCTGCGTCCTGCGCTACGGCGACTGCGTGATCGCGATGAGCGGCCACCGCGGCACGGCGTCGCGGATGATCCGGCTCGACTCGCTGGGCGACGTGACCGACGACGACACACAAGTCGTTTGGCGCCACGACAAGGGAACGCCCTACGTCCCGTCGCCGTTGCTCTACGACGACCGGGTCTACTTCTACAAGAGCAACCGCGGCATCCTCTCGGTGCTCAACGCCGACACCGGCGAGCCGGTGATCGACCAGAAACGCCTTCCCAAGATCGAGAACGTGTACGCTTCGCCGGTGGGCGCCGCCGGGCGGGTCTACCTCACCGAACGCAACGGCACGACGCTGGTGATCGAGCACGGCTCCGACGAGTTCAAAGTGCTCGCCACCAACGAGCTGGGCGAACCGGTCGACGCCACGCCGCAGATCGTCGGCGACGAGATCTTCATCCGCGCCGAAGGGCACGTGTACTGCATCGCGGAGTAA
- a CDS encoding thioredoxin family protein, which translates to MLHLTLVGAVSAAVPGPPPWLRGSGDDLEIRLHGEVLTSDGASAERVEMTGGMNHRGATEPIEFAVEGGRFEAWLPVNKSRPYSLWLMAESPSGALATQRINGYQLRQDAIDGLRLTLAEPTREVAVRVIHDDAPVAGATVRVDLGYNITKTAESDAEGVARFPLLREHEIRAFTAWTENHLLGGYQFGRKPPRNPEADEHEVELFACRDLTLRFVDAEGAPAEGVEFEFQVATPPPNYNYLGLVEPSRMTTDAAGEAIFRWLPDWESHHYYPDVALASGWVLDGDASDAVQVAGAVVYRVKRAAERKRVTGRVTTPEGVAPGGFRACLKSFQGEQENRSDHLYTYTDAQGVFSVDVLPGATYCAVVDDERWVGEFGVSVPYEPATGLTTEPVLSVVAGEEVEIVATRGPQRAPYANLGLILRQSHSYTRWENGEKRHGSGSRDWWLTTDASGKAVTHALPGELSVKVYQPLWRVDEDLRVRKGETARLELHRERDEMRGVTGALALAEGVEADLAGAKVSFGSLDGVYDYASTTTADADGVFTFETLGDAIGVFARTKDGRAAGSAVTDDPGAPLSVTLQPTAPLQGRLLGKSDEPMAGHEVRAVVRVEGDEDYDGWFVKSFEGARYETITDDRGGFLFERLPTGVEVSLSCDHLPGAEERTAYLGKALLSAGEERPPATFRLERRPEAAPPAPLAVRFAQRQRDARLSGYGMMVVACAQQDHLANFVRHNFVSSDKNENAARYMQQLVYLDPAGEGAELLAERGWQAPEGNSVHAWALDEGGAVLGSITIDADDENARAATAAFVDAHAPPPADAEEKWRHAFDEAEATGRRVWARVSGRYCGPCFTMTRWLDDHRAVLEKDYVLLKIDRGLDTNGGEAAGRVTRGGQHGIPFHAIFGAGGELLVDSEGPLGNIGSPDGFEGKNHLREMLLATRVRITDEEIDRLIDSL; encoded by the coding sequence TTGCTGCACCTAACGTTAGTAGGCGCCGTGTCGGCCGCCGTGCCGGGACCGCCTCCGTGGCTGCGCGGATCGGGCGACGACCTCGAGATCCGCCTCCACGGCGAGGTGCTCACGAGCGACGGCGCGTCAGCCGAACGGGTCGAGATGACCGGCGGTATGAACCATCGGGGCGCGACCGAGCCGATCGAGTTCGCCGTCGAGGGCGGCCGGTTCGAAGCGTGGCTGCCGGTCAACAAGAGCAGACCCTACTCGCTGTGGCTGATGGCCGAGTCCCCCTCGGGGGCGCTCGCCACGCAAAGAATTAACGGCTATCAACTCCGCCAAGACGCGATCGACGGCCTGCGACTCACGCTCGCCGAGCCCACACGCGAAGTCGCGGTGCGTGTTATTCACGACGACGCGCCGGTTGCGGGCGCCACGGTCCGTGTTGACCTCGGCTACAACATCACGAAGACCGCCGAATCGGATGCCGAGGGCGTCGCCCGCTTCCCTCTGCTGCGAGAGCACGAGATCCGCGCCTTCACGGCTTGGACCGAGAACCACCTGCTGGGCGGCTACCAATTCGGCCGCAAGCCACCGCGCAACCCCGAGGCCGACGAGCACGAGGTCGAGCTGTTCGCCTGCCGTGACCTGACGCTCCGCTTCGTCGACGCCGAGGGGGCGCCCGCCGAGGGGGTCGAGTTCGAGTTCCAGGTGGCGACGCCGCCCCCCAACTACAACTACCTGGGCCTCGTCGAGCCGTCGCGGATGACCACCGACGCCGCGGGCGAAGCGATCTTCCGCTGGCTGCCCGATTGGGAGTCGCATCATTACTACCCCGATGTGGCGTTGGCCAGCGGCTGGGTGCTCGATGGCGACGCCTCCGACGCGGTCCAGGTCGCCGGCGCCGTCGTCTACCGTGTGAAACGCGCCGCCGAGCGCAAGCGTGTGACGGGGCGGGTAACGACGCCCGAGGGCGTGGCGCCGGGCGGCTTCCGCGCGTGTCTCAAGTCGTTCCAAGGCGAACAAGAGAACCGCTCGGACCACCTCTATACCTACACCGACGCCCAGGGCGTCTTCTCGGTCGACGTGCTCCCCGGCGCCACGTACTGCGCGGTTGTGGACGACGAACGCTGGGTCGGTGAGTTCGGCGTCTCGGTCCCCTACGAGCCGGCGACCGGACTGACGACCGAGCCGGTGCTGTCGGTCGTCGCGGGAGAAGAGGTCGAGATCGTCGCCACGCGTGGCCCCCAGCGGGCGCCCTACGCCAACCTCGGTTTGATCCTCCGCCAAAGCCACTCCTACACGAGATGGGAGAACGGCGAGAAACGTCACGGCTCCGGCAGCCGCGACTGGTGGCTGACGACCGACGCCTCGGGCAAGGCCGTCACCCACGCCCTGCCGGGCGAGCTGTCGGTGAAGGTCTACCAGCCGCTGTGGCGCGTCGATGAGGACCTGCGTGTCCGCAAGGGCGAGACCGCCCGCCTGGAGCTGCACCGCGAACGGGACGAGATGCGCGGCGTCACCGGCGCTCTGGCCTTGGCCGAGGGCGTCGAGGCCGACCTGGCCGGCGCCAAGGTCAGCTTTGGCTCTCTCGACGGCGTGTACGACTACGCCTCGACCACCACGGCCGACGCCGACGGCGTGTTCACGTTCGAGACCCTGGGCGACGCGATCGGCGTGTTCGCACGCACCAAAGACGGCCGCGCGGCGGGGTCGGCCGTGACCGACGACCCGGGGGCGCCGCTGAGCGTGACGCTCCAGCCGACAGCGCCGCTGCAAGGCCGCCTGCTCGGCAAGAGCGACGAGCCGATGGCCGGCCACGAGGTGCGCGCCGTGGTTCGCGTGGAGGGGGACGAGGATTACGACGGCTGGTTCGTCAAAAGCTTCGAGGGCGCCCGATACGAGACGATCACCGACGACCGCGGCGGCTTTCTGTTCGAGCGTTTGCCGACCGGCGTCGAGGTCAGCCTTAGTTGCGACCACCTGCCGGGCGCCGAGGAGCGGACCGCTTACCTCGGCAAGGCCCTGCTGAGCGCCGGCGAGGAGCGCCCGCCGGCGACCTTTCGGCTGGAGCGGCGCCCTGAGGCGGCTCCCCCGGCGCCGCTCGCCGTGCGGTTCGCCCAGCGGCAGCGCGACGCCCGGCTCTCGGGCTACGGCATGATGGTCGTCGCCTGCGCCCAGCAGGACCACCTGGCCAACTTCGTGCGGCATAACTTCGTCAGCTCCGACAAGAACGAGAACGCGGCCCGATACATGCAGCAGCTCGTCTATCTCGACCCTGCGGGCGAGGGCGCCGAGCTGCTGGCCGAGCGCGGGTGGCAAGCGCCCGAGGGCAATTCGGTCCACGCCTGGGCGCTCGACGAAGGGGGCGCCGTGCTCGGTTCAATCACGATCGACGCCGACGACGAGAACGCGCGAGCGGCGACCGCCGCCTTTGTCGACGCCCACGCCCCGCCGCCCGCCGACGCCGAGGAGAAGTGGCGCCACGCCTTCGACGAGGCCGAGGCCACCGGCCGCCGGGTGTGGGCCCGCGTGAGCGGCCGCTACTGCGGCCCCTGCTTCACGATGACCCGCTGGCTCGACGACCACCGCGCGGTGCTCGAGAAGGACTACGTGCTGCTCAAGATCGATCGCGGGCTCGACACGAACGGCGGCGAGGCCGCCGGCCGGGTGACCCGCGGCGGCCAACACGGCATCCCGTTCCACGCGATCTTCGGCGCCGGCGGCGAACTGCTCGTCGACAGCGAGGGCCCGCTGGGCAACATCGGCTCCCCCGACGGCTTCGAGGGCAAGAACCACCTGCGCGAGATGCTGCTCGCCACGCGGGTGCGGATCACGGACGAGGAGATCGACCGGCTGATCGACAGTCTTTAA